One genomic region from Ptychodera flava strain L36383 chromosome 14, AS_Pfla_20210202, whole genome shotgun sequence encodes:
- the LOC139150399 gene encoding uncharacterized protein, translated as MTKMIGDVKTRMPDSTIGGPCLSFPDQPYECPEKLPFRDDGQHMFSTCPWKYINNYDPAREPMLIKNVTCLCETCRSIEVSEDGDFIEEDTMQSTCAAIHYDMPVLRWSDYTRSGPGTPGTERINVACTCLGTDYRT; from the exons ATGACGAAAATGATAGGCGATGTAAAAACCAGGATGCCCGACTCTACCATAGGGGGACCTTGCTTGTCGTTCCCGGACCAGCCGTACGAATGCCCGGAAAAACTCCCTTTTCGCGATGATGGACAGCATATGTTTTCAACTTGCCCATGGAAATACATCAACAACTACGACCCGGCTCGGGAGCCCATGCTTATCAAGAATGTCACCTGTCTATGTGAAACTTGTCGATCGATAGAAGTCAGTGAAGACGGAGATTTCATCGAGGAGGATACGATGCAGTCAACTTGTGCTGCTATCCATTACGACATGCCAGTGTTGAGATGGAGTGATTACACTAGAAG TGGGCCTGGTACACCGGGAACTGAACGCATAAACGTTGCATGTACGTGTCTGGGTACAGATTATAGAACATAG
- the LOC139150397 gene encoding E3 ubiquitin-protein ligase synoviolin B-like, protein MRAAVLTLGSLALTGAVIGHAYYQKRQFYPSVVYLTKSNPSMAMLYLQAFVIIILLGKLFRKMFFGQLRPAEMEHLIERSWYAVTETCLAFTVFREDFSPRFVAMFTFLLFLKCFHWLGDDRVDYMERSPIITWVFHFRVTALLIVLGLVDAFFINHAYHSTITKGATAQLVFGFEYAILLIVVVNVFFKYILHSIDLQSENPWDNKAVYLLYTELFMGFFKVLLYMAFMAVMIKVHTFPLFAIRPMYLTMRAFKKALNDVIMSRRAIRNMNTLYPDATTEELTTGDNVCIICREEMVTGCKKLPCNHIFHTNCLRSWFQRQQTCPTCRMDILRTPVPTAQRQQQQTTPQQQQQQQQQQQPNMLPGMPQFPAGFPMWMPPMGPGQFPMQPQQPQTPQTGNTQSSTSTTTTSSTTTQPTASATSDGTTPAPPPPSTSTSTSTGSAMPSPPATSNMPAFPPMMSPFTMFTPPFLPPPTPPPNFAGLNDEELRAMEGLERNHVEARIQCLRSIHTLLDAAMVQIQQYYSLMATLGPTAMQQGAPTESPTQQGTTTGPPNPQGKPTPSSTTKETAPPDSTTTDFKLPSPRISTTTTSTSTKSDDINDSIDELEGAVGFTAPVEQDIPPYQDDVPSELDSQEIRKRRIQRLESEQNLAALDKDDNTSSEQTAQK, encoded by the exons ATGCGTGCAGCAGTGCTCACCCTTGGGAGCCTTGCTCTCACAGGGGCTGTAATAGGCCACGCATATTACCAAAAAAGACAGTTTTATCCGTCTGTAGTTTATCTAACCAAGTCAAACCCAAGCATGGCG ATGTTGTACCTACAAGcatttgttattattattttgctGGGAAAGCTTTtcagaaaaatgttttttggtCAGTTAAGGCCTGCTGAGATGGAG cATCTGATAGAGCGATCATGGTATGCAGTCACAGAAACTTGTCTAGCATTTACTGTCTTTCGTGAAGACTTCAGTCCCAGATTTGTTGCAATGTTTACATTCTTACTATTTCTAAAGTGTTTCCACTGGTTAGGAGATGACAGAGTGGATTAT ATGGAGAGAAGTCCTATTATTACCTGGGTATTTCATTTTAGAGTAACAG CTCTTCTTATTGTATTAGGACTTGTAGATGCATTTTTCATCAACCATGCATACCACAGCACGATAACAAAAGGTGCCACTGCTCAATTAGTGTTTGGTTTTGAG TATGCTATTTTGTTGATAGTGGTagtaaatgtatttttcaagtACATACTGCACTCCATAGACCTTCAGAGTGAAAATCCTTGGGATAACAAAGCTGTGTATCTTCTCTACACTGAGCTTTTCATGG GGTTCTTCAAAGTGTTGCTATACATGGCATTTATGGCTGTCATGATAAAAGTACACACTTTCCCACTGTTTGCAATCAGACCTATGTATCTCACCATGAG AGCCTTCAAGAAAGCATTAAATGATGTCATCATGTCAAGAAGAGCTATAAGGAACATGAATACCTT ATATCCTGATGCAACAACTGAGGAACTGACCACAGGGGATAATGTCTGCATCATCTGTAGAGAAGAGATGGTTACTGGCTGTAAGAAACTTCCATGTAATCACATATTCCACACAAACTGCCTGAGGTCGTGGTTTCAAAGACAGCAGACGTGCCCAACATGCAGAATGGATATCTTAAGAACACCAGTACCAACAGCTCAGAGACAACAGCAGCAAACAACAccgcagcaacaacaacagcaacagcaacaacaacaaccgaACA TGTTGCCAGGCATGCCTCAGTTTCCAGCTGGTTTCCCAATGTGGATGCCACCCATGGGTCCTGGTCAGTTTCCTATGCAACCACAACAACCTCAAACACCACAGACAG GAAATACTCAGTCATCGACCAGTACAACtacaacatcatcaacaacCACACAACCAACAGCGTCTGCCACCAGTGATGGCACTACACCAGCTCCGCCGCCACCGAGTACCAGTACCAGTACTAGTACTGGCAGTGCCATGCCCAGTCCTCCAGCTACCAGTAACATGCCAGCTTTTCCACCAATGATGTCACCGTTTACGATGTTCACCCCTCCATTCT TACCGCCACCCACACCACCACCAAATTTTGCTGGTCTGAACGATGAAGAGTTGCGCGCAATGGAAGGGCTTGAGAGAAACCATGTGGAGGCTAGGATACAATGTTTACGCAGTATCCACACACTGCTTGATGCTGCCATGGTTCAAATTCAACAGTATTACTCACTCATGGCAACACTTGG CCCCACTGCTATGCAACAAGGGGCTCCTACTGAATCACCAACTCAACAAGGAACAACCACAGGACCACCAAATCCACAAGGAAAACCAACACCAAGCAGCACAACCAAGGAAACTGCACCCCCTGACAGCACAACAACAGATTTCAAACTACCCAGTCCAAGAATCTCAACTACTACTACAAGTACTTCCACTAAATCTGACGATATCAATG ATTCCATTGATGAACTTGAAGGTGCTGTTGGATTTACGGCACCAGTAGAACAAGATATCCCACCTTACCAGGATGATGTACCCTCAGAACTGGACAGCCAAGAGATACGGAAACGTCGCATTCAGAGACTGGAAAGTGAACAGAATTTAGCAGCATTAGACAAAGACGACAACACATCAAGTGAACAGACTGCACAAAAGTGA